One segment of Dolichospermum sp. DET69 DNA contains the following:
- a CDS encoding DUF29 domain-containing protein, translating into MKTITDLKQLYEIDDSQWLEETVNLLKNHQFKELDLENLIEELEDLGKEKKNAVVSLLEQIIRYLLLWQYWTSESENNSVHWQGEIYTFRTQLNRKITTNLRNYLDSELDSIYKDALVFIKINTQNSVNFPSECPYSLAQLLDIQWLYH; encoded by the coding sequence ATGAAAACCATTACCGACTTAAAACAACTCTATGAAATTGATGATTCTCAATGGCTAGAAGAAACAGTGAACTTGCTGAAAAATCACCAATTTAAAGAACTAGATTTGGAGAATTTAATTGAGGAGTTAGAAGATTTGGGAAAAGAAAAGAAAAATGCTGTAGTCAGTCTTCTAGAACAAATTATTCGGTATTTATTACTATGGCAATATTGGACAAGTGAATCTGAAAATAATTCAGTTCACTGGCAAGGAGAAATTTATACTTTTAGAACTCAATTAAATCGAAAAATTACAACTAATCTTCGTAATTATTTAGATTCAGAATTAGATTCTATCTATAAAGATGCGTTAGTGTTTATAAAAATCAACACTCAAAATTCTGTCAATTTTCCCTCAGAATGTCCGTACTCACTGGCACAACTGCTTGATATTCAATGGTTATACCATTAA
- a CDS encoding aspartate ammonia-lyase, which yields MTNNTDFRIEKDSMGDRQIANNVYYGIQTQRAIENFPISGIKPLPTYVDACLYIKKATAIVNGELDCIPADISKAIIQATDEILAGELRDQFVVDVYQAGAGTSHHMNINEVLANRALEILGNQKGNYKLVSPNDHVNYGQSTNDVIPTAIRIGGLLALSRTLHPALDQAILALEAKATEFQDIVKSGRTHLQDAVPVRLGDNFGAWAQILSEHQNRLYIASGDLMVLGLGGSAAGTGMNTHPEYRQRVVDILSQLLEFPLEPAPHLMAAMQSMGAFVNVSGALRNLAQDLVKISHDLRLMDSGPKTGLKEIQLPPVQPGSSIMPGKYNPVMAEMTSMVCFQVMGYDNAIAFAAQAGQLELNVMMPLIAYNLIHSIEILGNTISALTTSCIQGITANKERCLAYAEGSLALVTALNTHIGYLNAAAVAKESLETGKSLRQIVLEKGFMTEAQLATVLDLEQMSAIVPLT from the coding sequence ATGACTAACAATACAGATTTTCGCATTGAAAAAGACTCAATGGGCGATCGCCAAATAGCTAACAACGTTTATTATGGTATTCAAACTCAAAGGGCTATCGAAAATTTCCCCATTAGCGGCATCAAACCTTTACCTACTTATGTAGATGCTTGTTTATATATTAAAAAAGCTACCGCTATTGTGAACGGAGAATTAGATTGTATTCCCGCAGATATTAGTAAAGCGATTATTCAAGCCACTGATGAAATCCTAGCAGGTGAATTGCGTGATCAGTTTGTTGTTGATGTTTATCAAGCTGGTGCGGGAACTTCCCACCACATGAATATTAACGAAGTTTTAGCAAATCGGGCTTTGGAAATTCTCGGTAATCAAAAAGGTAATTACAAACTCGTTAGTCCTAATGATCATGTAAACTACGGACAGTCTACCAACGATGTCATCCCTACCGCTATCCGCATTGGTGGGTTATTGGCACTTTCTCGCACCTTGCATCCCGCTTTAGACCAGGCAATTTTGGCTTTAGAAGCCAAAGCCACAGAATTTCAAGATATCGTCAAATCTGGCAGAACCCACCTCCAAGACGCTGTACCAGTGCGATTAGGTGATAATTTCGGGGCTTGGGCGCAAATTCTCTCAGAACACCAAAACCGTCTTTATATTGCTTCCGGGGATTTAATGGTATTGGGTTTAGGTGGTAGTGCGGCGGGAACAGGTATGAATACTCACCCTGAATATCGGCAAAGAGTTGTAGATATCCTCTCGCAATTATTAGAATTTCCTCTAGAACCTGCACCCCATTTAATGGCTGCTATGCAAAGTATGGGGGCTTTTGTGAATGTTTCCGGGGCTTTGCGGAACTTGGCACAGGATTTAGTCAAAATATCCCACGATTTGCGCTTAATGGATTCTGGACCGAAAACCGGATTGAAGGAAATTCAACTTCCTCCTGTACAACCTGGTTCTTCAATTATGCCTGGAAAATATAATCCTGTGATGGCAGAAATGACATCAATGGTATGTTTTCAGGTAATGGGATATGATAATGCGATCGCTTTTGCTGCCCAAGCTGGACAATTAGAATTAAATGTGATGATGCCCCTGATTGCCTATAATTTAATTCACAGTATTGAGATTTTAGGTAATACCATTTCTGCCTTAACTACAAGCTGTATTCAAGGAATTACTGCCAACAAAGAACGTTGTTTGGCTTATGCTGAAGGCAGTTTAGCATTAGTCACCGCTTTAAATACCCACATTGGTTATTTAAATGCTGCGGCTGTGGCTAAAGAATCTTTAGAAACAGGTAAATCTCTCCGGCAAATAGTTTTAGAAAAAGGTTTCATGACAGAAGCACAATTAGCAACTGTACTTGATTTAGAACAAATGAGTGCAATTGTGCCTTTAACATAA
- a CDS encoding HAMP domain-containing histidine kinase, which yields MNLNQVKSISKWTQLPSSAIFIEEVSMQLGVDISVSQLQQQVEYLQIQLELERQEHTEKIQQIQKFQGLLQHITEQIRDSLDDRKILTIVTQELVDLLSLNRCQIEFYNPCLTATTVTYEYSSNLPHFQGLITAIADFPQIYQSLLQKQIWQSIEILPGHYANLQLMSQLACPIFDHQGIFGNIWLIRHTEAKFGELEIAFLQQIANKCAIAIRQSRLYAKTKSQIKEIEKREHHKNEFIRHLSQELRTPITNISLAVQTLESLMTPAGSLDREIVSQLLQILNYECGRENKLLNDLLSFTYLQNHPEPPTLITIDFSNWLFPIVESFRDVTNCQQQQLHLDISPEIPPFSTDITDLEKIITLLLNQACQCAPAGKSITVTADLNADTVELEVSISGVEIPHHELSQVFQPFYRIPKHSSWQAQNTGLELALVKTMVQRLNGLIHVVSTKSQIAFIMQFPLFPVF from the coding sequence ATGAATCTAAATCAAGTTAAATCCATCTCCAAATGGACGCAATTGCCGTCTTCAGCAATATTTATTGAGGAAGTATCTATGCAATTGGGTGTGGATATATCAGTATCACAATTACAACAGCAGGTAGAATATTTACAAATCCAATTAGAGTTGGAAAGACAGGAACATACTGAAAAGATCCAACAAATTCAGAAATTTCAAGGGTTATTGCAACATATAACTGAACAAATCCGAGATAGTCTAGATGATCGGAAAATATTAACAATTGTTACTCAGGAATTAGTTGATTTGTTATCACTGAATCGGTGTCAAATTGAATTTTATAATCCCTGCCTAACTGCCACTACAGTTACTTATGAATACAGTTCTAATCTACCCCATTTTCAAGGCTTAATAACAGCAATTGCTGACTTTCCCCAAATTTATCAGTCTCTGTTGCAAAAACAAATTTGGCAATCTATAGAAATTTTGCCAGGACATTATGCTAATTTACAGCTTATGAGTCAACTGGCTTGTCCGATTTTTGATCATCAAGGTATTTTCGGCAATATTTGGCTAATTCGCCACACAGAAGCTAAATTTGGAGAATTAGAAATAGCCTTTTTACAACAAATAGCTAATAAATGTGCGATCGCAATTCGTCAATCTCGACTATATGCAAAAACCAAATCCCAGATTAAGGAAATAGAAAAAAGAGAACATCATAAAAACGAATTTATCAGACATCTTTCCCAAGAATTACGCACACCTATTACTAATATTAGTCTAGCTGTACAAACCTTAGAAAGTCTCATGACACCAGCCGGAAGTTTAGATAGAGAAATAGTATCCCAGCTATTACAAATTCTGAATTATGAATGTGGACGAGAAAATAAATTACTTAACGATCTTCTTAGCTTTACATATCTCCAAAACCATCCTGAACCGCCTACTTTAATTACTATTGATTTTTCAAATTGGTTATTTCCCATTGTTGAATCTTTTCGAGATGTTACCAATTGTCAGCAACAACAGTTACACCTGGATATCTCTCCAGAAATTCCCCCTTTCTCCACAGATATTACTGATTTAGAAAAAATTATTACCTTGTTACTCAACCAAGCTTGTCAATGCGCTCCCGCAGGTAAATCCATTACAGTTACCGCTGATCTGAATGCAGACACAGTAGAATTAGAAGTTAGTATTTCTGGTGTGGAGATTCCTCACCATGAATTATCACAAGTGTTCCAGCCATTTTACCGCATTCCCAAACATTCATCTTGGCAAGCACAGAACACTGGCTTAGAATTGGCTTTGGTAAAAACAATGGTACAACGTTTAAATGGACTAATTCATGTTGTAAGCACTAAGAGTCAAATTGCATTTATCATGCAATTTCCACTATTTCCAGTTTTTTAA